The following are encoded together in the Lathyrus oleraceus cultivar Zhongwan6 chromosome 3, CAAS_Psat_ZW6_1.0, whole genome shotgun sequence genome:
- the LOC127131877 gene encoding secreted RxLR effector protein 161-like produces MDSCKVMSTPMGSGSYVDQYESGVSVDITKYQGMVGSLLYLTASRPDIMFSVCLCARFQANPKESHITVVKRIMKYLKGTTNVGIWYPKGSICKLVGYSDADYAGSKTDQKSTSGTCHILGNALVSWACKKQACIALSTSEAEYIAAACT; encoded by the exons ATGGATAGTTGCAAGGTAATGTCTACTCCAATGGGATCCGGATCTTATGTTGATCAATATGAATCAGGTGTTTCGGTTGACATAACAAAGTATCAAGGTATGGTTGGTTCCTTACTttatttgacggcaagccgtcctgatATTATGTTCAGTGTGTGTCTTTGTGCTCGTTTTCAAGCCAATCCAAAAGAATCACATATTACCGTTGTTAAGAggatcatgaagtatctcaagGGAACAACAAATGTCGGCatatggtatcctaaaggtagtatTTGCAAATTAGTTGGTTATTCTGACGCTGATTATGCAGGAAGTAAAACTGATCAAAAAAGTACTAGTGGTACATGTCACATCCTTGGAAATGCATTAGTATCGTGGGCTTGCAAGAAACAAGCTTGTATTGCTCTAAGCACTTCCGAAGCGGAATACATAGCAGCAG CATGCACATGA
- the LOC127128489 gene encoding transcription initiation factor IIA subunit 2: MVTFEVYRSSTVGLCLIDTLDEMVENGSLSPELAIQVLLQFDKSMAEAMETQVKSEVSIKGHLHTYRFCDNVWTFILQDALFKNRNIKEKVGWVKIVACDTKLLG, encoded by the exons ATGGTGACATTCGAAGTTTATCGAAGTTCGACCGTCGGATTGTGCCTCATAGATACTTTGGACGAGATGGTTGAGAATGGAAGTCTTAGTCCCGAGCTAGCGATTCAGGTTCTCCTTCAGTTCGATAAG TCTATGGCTGAAGCTATGGAAACACAAGTTAAGAGCGAGGTCTCTATCAAG GGACATCTTCATACATACAGATTTTGCGACAATGTTTGGACCTTCATCTTACAAGATGCTTTGTTTAAGAATCGAAACATCAAAGAGAAAGTTGGATGGGTTAAAATAGTAGCATGTGACACCAAGTTGCTCGGTTAA